The following are encoded together in the Raineyella sp. LH-20 genome:
- a CDS encoding UDP-N-acetylmuramoyl-L-alanyl-D-glutamate--2,6-diaminopimelate ligase: MGHPAALRDADPQVVVGGITLDSRQVRPGDAYVALAGTRTHGIRFAASALTQGAVVVLTDPTGAGDPAAEGLPLVVVDRPRTVMAHWAAEVYGRPADQLAMYGITGTNGKTTTAVLLAAGLTAAGRTAGTIGTLGFRVGDQSLDASRTTITTPESVDLHGLLAMMREAGADAVAMEVSSHAMVFERVEAVPFAVAAFTNLGRDHLDFHPTMEDYFQAKASLFRPEHTRAAVISIDDEWGARLARETRSVLDQVWTTSFDDPSADWYAHRVEPLPAGGSRVSVRTPAGPLDLEVGLPGLFNARNAVTCAAMLAMTGVDVRAALPGLATAQVPGRMQTVDLGDAAPLAVVDFAHTPQAVASALEALAQRATGRLIAVLGCGGDRDHEKRGPMGAAAATWADLVIVTDDNPRSEQPPAIRTAVLAGATEALRSGAVDAARPGHARTVEVIDGGDRADAITIALRLAGPDDTVAVLGKGHEQGQIVGERVIPFDDVEAIRTAWRTMED, encoded by the coding sequence CTGGGACACCCGGCTGCGCTGCGCGACGCCGACCCGCAGGTCGTCGTCGGCGGCATCACCCTGGACTCCCGCCAGGTCCGTCCCGGTGACGCGTACGTCGCCTTGGCCGGCACCCGCACCCACGGCATCCGATTCGCCGCCTCGGCCCTCACCCAGGGCGCGGTGGTCGTCCTCACCGACCCGACCGGGGCCGGTGACCCGGCCGCCGAGGGCCTGCCGCTCGTCGTGGTGGACCGACCCCGCACAGTGATGGCCCACTGGGCCGCCGAGGTGTACGGCCGGCCCGCCGACCAGCTGGCGATGTACGGCATCACCGGCACCAACGGCAAGACCACCACCGCCGTCCTGCTCGCCGCCGGCCTGACTGCCGCCGGACGTACGGCCGGCACCATCGGCACCCTCGGATTCCGGGTCGGTGACCAGTCCCTGGACGCCTCCCGCACCACCATCACCACGCCGGAATCGGTCGACCTGCACGGCCTGCTCGCGATGATGCGGGAGGCCGGCGCCGATGCGGTCGCGATGGAGGTGTCCTCCCACGCGATGGTCTTCGAACGGGTCGAGGCGGTGCCCTTCGCCGTCGCCGCCTTCACCAACCTGGGCCGCGACCATCTCGACTTCCATCCGACGATGGAGGACTATTTCCAGGCCAAGGCGAGCCTGTTCCGCCCCGAGCACACCCGCGCCGCGGTGATCAGCATCGACGACGAGTGGGGCGCCCGGCTCGCCCGGGAGACTCGCAGCGTGCTGGACCAGGTGTGGACGACCAGCTTCGACGACCCCTCGGCCGACTGGTACGCGCACCGGGTGGAGCCACTGCCGGCCGGCGGTTCCCGGGTGTCGGTCCGCACCCCGGCCGGCCCGCTCGACCTGGAGGTCGGCCTGCCGGGGCTCTTCAACGCCCGCAACGCCGTCACCTGCGCGGCGATGCTCGCGATGACCGGGGTCGATGTCCGGGCCGCGCTGCCCGGACTGGCCACCGCCCAGGTGCCCGGTCGGATGCAGACCGTCGATCTCGGCGATGCCGCGCCGCTGGCCGTCGTCGACTTCGCGCACACCCCGCAGGCGGTCGCCTCGGCGCTCGAGGCACTCGCCCAGCGCGCCACCGGCCGGCTGATCGCGGTCCTCGGCTGCGGCGGCGACCGCGACCACGAGAAGCGAGGCCCGATGGGGGCCGCCGCCGCCACCTGGGCCGACCTCGTCATCGTCACCGACGACAACCCGCGCTCCGAGCAGCCGCCGGCCATCCGCACCGCGGTCCTCGCCGGTGCCACCGAGGCGCTGCGCTCCGGGGCCGTCGACGCGGCGCGTCCGGGTCACGCCCGCACCGTCGAGGTCATCGACGGTGGCGACCGCGCCGACGCCATCACCATCGCACTGCGGCTCGCCGGACCGGACGACACCGTCGCCGTGCTCGGCAAGGGCCACGAACAGGGCCAGATCGTCGGGGAGCGCGTCATCCCGTTCGACGATGTCGAGGCTATCCGTACCGCTTGGCGCACCATGGAGGACTGA
- a CDS encoding UDP-N-acetylmuramoyl-tripeptide--D-alanyl-D-alanine ligase, whose translation MQPRSLTEIATAIGAHLVPPDGDGAALEDVLVGPDVVIDSRRATPGALFVAFPGERVDGHDYVAAAAAGGAVAAVTQRPVPGGVPCLVVDDPQRALAALARHVVDTSAGLSVVGVTGSSGKTSTKDLIAQVLRTAGPTVAPVGSFNNEIGAPLTATRCDDATRYLITEMGARALGHVAYLCSITPPTLGVVLNVGHAHLGEFGSQDVIARAKGELVEALGEDGWAVLNGDDPRVSAMATRTRAHIARFTVGERPTDGGEILAWATDVAADELDRHRFTLHLESRGATGEFPVALGLLGAHQVPNSLAAAAAAYALGLDGAQIAAALSGARALSRWRMELHERADGAVILNDSYNANPDSMASGLRTLARLGAARRARDPQARTWALVGDMRELGPDAAEEHRRIGALAAELGITDLVAVGDFAADIVRGAGAANGGIRASVAPDKFALIAAATPLGAADVVLVKASRGLALETVADELAGATDGDETGGVR comes from the coding sequence GTGCAACCCCGTTCCCTGACCGAGATCGCCACCGCGATCGGAGCCCACCTCGTCCCGCCGGACGGGGACGGGGCCGCCCTCGAGGACGTCCTCGTCGGCCCGGACGTGGTGATCGACTCCCGGCGGGCCACCCCGGGAGCGCTGTTCGTCGCCTTCCCCGGCGAACGGGTCGACGGCCACGACTACGTGGCCGCAGCGGCGGCCGGCGGCGCCGTCGCCGCGGTCACCCAGCGGCCGGTGCCGGGCGGCGTGCCGTGCCTGGTCGTCGACGACCCGCAGCGTGCCCTGGCGGCCCTGGCCCGGCATGTCGTCGACACCAGTGCGGGGCTGTCGGTGGTGGGCGTCACCGGCTCTTCCGGCAAGACCTCGACCAAGGACCTGATCGCCCAGGTGCTGCGCACCGCGGGGCCGACCGTCGCCCCGGTGGGCTCGTTCAACAACGAGATCGGCGCCCCGCTCACCGCCACCCGCTGCGACGACGCCACCCGCTACCTGATCACCGAGATGGGCGCCCGCGCCCTGGGCCACGTCGCCTACCTCTGCTCGATCACCCCGCCCACGCTCGGCGTGGTGCTCAACGTCGGTCACGCCCACCTCGGCGAGTTCGGCTCCCAGGACGTCATCGCCCGGGCCAAGGGCGAGCTCGTCGAGGCGCTCGGCGAGGACGGCTGGGCGGTGCTCAACGGGGACGACCCCCGGGTCAGCGCGATGGCCACCCGGACCCGTGCCCACATCGCCCGGTTCACCGTGGGGGAGCGGCCCACCGACGGTGGCGAGATCCTGGCCTGGGCCACCGACGTGGCGGCCGATGAGCTGGATCGGCACCGCTTCACCCTGCACCTGGAGAGCCGTGGCGCCACCGGGGAATTCCCGGTCGCCCTGGGCCTGCTCGGTGCCCACCAGGTGCCGAACTCGCTGGCGGCGGCCGCTGCGGCGTACGCCCTGGGCCTGGACGGTGCGCAGATCGCCGCGGCGCTGTCCGGTGCACGGGCCCTGTCGCGCTGGCGGATGGAGTTGCACGAGCGCGCCGACGGCGCCGTCATCCTCAACGACAGCTACAACGCCAACCCGGACTCGATGGCCAGCGGACTGCGCACCCTCGCCCGGCTCGGCGCTGCCCGGCGGGCCCGGGACCCGCAGGCCCGGACCTGGGCACTGGTCGGCGACATGCGTGAACTCGGCCCGGACGCTGCGGAGGAACACCGCCGGATCGGTGCGCTGGCGGCCGAACTGGGCATCACCGACCTGGTCGCCGTGGGCGACTTCGCCGCTGACATCGTGCGTGGCGCTGGCGCCGCGAACGGTGGCATCCGGGCGTCGGTGGCACCTGATAAGTTCGCCCTGATCGCCGCCGCGACGCCTCTGGGTGCCGCGGATGTGGTCCTGGTGAAGGCCTCCCGCGGGCTGGCTCTGGAGACGGTGGCCGACGAGCTCGCCGGCGCGACGGATGGTGACGAGACTGGAGGCGTACGGTGA
- the mraY gene encoding phospho-N-acetylmuramoyl-pentapeptide-transferase, whose protein sequence is MTTILLAGAMALVGTLLGTRAAIGVLVRKGYGQFIRDDGPTSHHTKRGTPTMGGIVIIIAVVLAYGLAHLITWQPPSVSALLVLLLFVGTGIVGFLDDWIKISNKRSLGLTPWQKLAGQTAVAVVFGVLALNFPDERGVTPASPFVSFLRDIPWLGLPLVLAAVWFLILILGTSNAVNLTDGLDGLAAGASTMVFAAYALINLWQYNKSCAWDGAASATCYNVRNPHDLAVVAVALAGACFGFLWWNAKPAKIFMGDSGSLSLGGALAGLAICSRTELLLVILGGLFVIITLSVMIQTSWFKFTRWRTGTGRRVFKMAPLQHHFEMLGWSEVTIVIRFWIIAGCFVALGIGIFYGQWVTGLGLQ, encoded by the coding sequence GTGACGACGATCTTGCTGGCCGGTGCGATGGCCCTGGTGGGGACCCTGCTGGGCACCCGGGCGGCCATCGGAGTGCTGGTGCGCAAGGGCTACGGGCAGTTCATCCGTGACGACGGGCCGACCTCGCACCACACCAAGCGCGGCACCCCGACGATGGGCGGGATCGTGATCATCATCGCGGTCGTCCTCGCCTACGGCCTGGCCCACCTGATCACCTGGCAGCCGCCGTCGGTCAGCGCCCTGCTGGTGTTGCTGCTCTTCGTCGGCACCGGCATCGTCGGCTTCCTCGACGACTGGATCAAGATCTCCAACAAGCGGTCGCTGGGCCTCACCCCGTGGCAGAAGCTGGCCGGCCAGACCGCTGTCGCGGTGGTCTTCGGCGTGCTCGCCCTCAACTTCCCCGACGAGCGCGGCGTCACCCCGGCCTCTCCGTTCGTGTCGTTCCTGCGGGACATCCCCTGGCTGGGCCTGCCGCTGGTGCTGGCCGCCGTCTGGTTCCTGATCCTGATCCTCGGCACCTCCAACGCGGTCAATCTCACCGACGGACTCGACGGGCTGGCCGCCGGCGCGTCGACGATGGTCTTCGCGGCGTACGCGCTGATCAACCTGTGGCAGTACAACAAGTCCTGCGCCTGGGACGGCGCCGCCTCGGCGACCTGCTACAACGTCCGCAACCCGCACGACCTCGCGGTCGTCGCGGTCGCTCTCGCCGGCGCCTGCTTCGGCTTCCTGTGGTGGAACGCCAAGCCGGCGAAGATCTTCATGGGTGACTCCGGGTCGCTGTCGCTGGGCGGCGCGCTCGCCGGGCTGGCGATCTGCAGCCGCACCGAGCTGCTGCTGGTCATCCTCGGCGGCCTGTTCGTCATCATCACGCTGTCGGTGATGATCCAGACCAGCTGGTTCAAGTTCACCAGATGGCGCACCGGCACCGGGCGGCGGGTGTTCAAGATGGCGCCGTTGCAGCACCACTTCGAGATGCTCGGCTGGTCCGAGGTGACCATCGTGATCCGCTTCTGGATCATCGCCGGCTGTTTCGTCGCCCTCGGCATCGGCATCTTCTACGGCCAATGGGTGACCGGATTGGGGCTCCAGTGA